CGGCCACTACTACGACCCGGCCGAGTGGTTTATCGTGTGCGCCAACGTGCTGGGCTCGTGCTACGGCACCACGGGCCCTACCTCGCCGGTGCCGCCGCTGGGCCGGCCGCTGTACCAGGCTTTTCCGCGCCTTACGGTGCGCGACCTGGTTGCCGCCCACGAGCAACTGCGCCAGCACCTAGGGCTGGCGAAAATTCATACCGTTATCGGCGGCTCGCTGGGTGGGCAGCAGGCGTTGGAGTGGGCCATTGCGCAACCCAAACTGTTCGAACACCTGGTGCTGCTGGCTACCAACGCGCGGCACTCGCCCTGGGGCATTGCCTTTAATGAGGCGCAGCGGCTGGCCATTCAGGCCGATTGTACCTACCAGGGCGGCGGACCCGAGGGCGGCGTGGCCGGGTTGCGGGCGGCCCGGGCCGTGGCCCTGCTCAGCTACCGCAGCTACGATGCCTACGGCCGCACCCAGGCCGAGCCCGACGAGGACGCCCTACCGGCTTTTCACCGGGCCAGCTCCTATCAGCAGTATCAGGGCGACAAGCTCACGGCGCGCTTCAACGCCTACAGCTACGTTACGCTGTCGCACATCATGGATTCGCACAACGTGGGGCGCGGGCGCGGTGGGCTGGAGGCCGCGCTGCGGCAGGTGCAGGCCCGCACGCTGGTGCTGGGCATTTCGTCGGATGTGCTGTTTCCGCCGGCCGAGCAGCAGTTTATTGCCCGCCACGTACCCGGCGCCATGTACGCCGAAATGGATTCGCCCTACGGCCACGACGGTTTCCTGATCGAAACCGCGCAAATCACGCATTTTCTCGAACGATTCTATGTCCAAACCTTCGTCCACTAACCCCCGCACCCGCATTGGGCTGATTGGTTTCGGCTGCGTTGGGCAAGGGCTGTTCGACATTCTGGAGCGCCACCCCGAGGCCGGTTTTGCGGTAGCGCGCATCGCCGTGAAGAACCCCACCAAGCTGCGCCCGCTGCCGGCCAGCCGCTTCGAGTTTCAGGCCGAGGCGCTGCTGCACGACGCGGAGCTCGATATTCTGGTTGAAGTTATCGACGATGCGGCCGAGGCTTTCCGATTGGTGAGCGAAGCGCTGCGCCTAGGTCGGCGGGTGGTTACGGCCAATAAGGCCATGGTGGCCCGGCACCTGCCCGAGCTGCTGCAGCTGCAGCGCCAGTTTGGCGGCACGCTGCTCTACGAAGCCGCCGTATGCGGCAGCATTCCGGTCGTTCGCACCCTCGACAGCTACTTCGGCCAGGAGCCGCTGCGCTCGGTAAGCGGCATCTTCAACGGCTCCTCCAACTACGTGCTCACGCGCATGACGGAAGGCGGCTCCGACTACGCCGAAGCTTTGGCCGAAGCCCAGGCGCAAGGTTTTGCCGAAACCGACCCCACGCTCGATATGGCCGCTTTCGACCCTAGGTCGAAAGCGGTGATACTGGCCGCCCACGCCTACGGCCTGCTGCTGAACCCTGACGACGTACTGAACCTGGGCATCGAGAACATTTCGTTGGCCGACATTCGCTACGCCGCCGAGCGCGGGCAGAAGATTAAGGTAGTAGCCAGCCTGCAGCCCTTGCCCGGCGGTGGCGCTACCGTGTTCGTAACGCCGCAGCTGGTTTCGGCCGATTCGCCGCTGTACGCCGTGGAGCGCGAGTTCAACGGCGTGGTGGTGGAGGCTGAGTTTGCCGGCCAGCACTTTTTGCGCGGCCGCGGCGCCGGCGGCCACCCCACCGGCTCGGCCGTGCTAGCCGACCTGGTAGCCCTGCGCAACGACTTCCGCTATCAGTATGATAAGCTTAGCGACACAGCAGGTGCTGCAGAAACACCTGATTTGGAGCTGGAAGTATACCTACGCAACGCTCCCGAAGAGCTGCAGAAAATCCTAGGTATTGCTAAGGAATCAGGCGAGACCATTACGGCTGCTCCAGCTTCGGAGGGCACCCTAGGTTATATCAGCCTGAATAAGCTGCACAAGCACCGCGACGCGCTACGGGCCGCCGGCACTTTCGTGGCCCGAACAGGCAGAACCCGGCAAGCCGTTGCTCAGCCAAGGCAATTAGCTAGCGAGCTTCTCGCTGAGTAATTGAACGGGCCGCCCACCTAGGTGGCCCGTTTTGTTTTACTGCAAAATGATGGTGAGGCCCTGCAGCCCTTCACCGCTGAGGTAATAAGTACCCTCGGGCAAATTGCCGCGGGGAATCAGCATGCGCGGCTTGTCCCACATAAAGCGCCGTACCACGCGGCCTCTTGCGTCAATCAGCTCCACTTGCCGCGGCCTGAATGGCTGCTGGCCCGTTGCTTCCAATACAATAAGCTGCTGCGCCGGCACAGGATATATCTGCAGTTCGCCTGCCAGAATATTGCTCCGCGCCGCGCTCAGCACTGTACCGGGTTGCCGCAGCAACGGCCGCAAAAACGCCCGCACCGTTTGGTACGTGGTATCGAAGTACGCGACGCTGCTCGGGCTGCTGCCGTTGTAGGGCACGTGCGGGGCGTTGCGCAAGGTGCGCAGCACGTTCGGAATACCCAGGGCATCGGCGCGGGGCTTGATGGCGCCGCTGCCGAACAGCCGCGGCGAGGCTGCGTAGTTCCAGGCTTTTCCCACCCCGTAGGGCACTACGCCATCGGCGGTGCCGTGCACGCTGCACAGGGGCACGTTGCCGGGCTCCAGCCAGCTCAGGCTACCTAGGGCGCCGCACAGGTTGACGACGCCCGCCACCCGGCTGCTGTAGCCCGGGTTGCCGCTGTTGCCCTCGAGGCCGCCCAGCTGGTTGAGGTTGATATACGACGGTACTTCGGCAGGCTTATCGAGGTAGCCGACCTGCAAAGCCATAAACCCGCCGGCCGATGAGCCGGCGGCAAAAATGTAGCCGGGGTGCACGCGGTACTGGCGCACGGTGGCGGCATCGCGCCGGAAAAACCGGATGGCGGCCCGCATGTCCTGCGTGGCGCGCAAGGCAGCCTGGCCCACGTTCAGGCTATCGAGTGGGAAGAAGCCGGTGCGGTAATCGATGCTGGCGGCTACGTAGCCCAGCTGCGCCAGGCGCGTGCAGATGGCCGCCATAAAGGCATCGTCGCGGTTGCCGGTAAGAAAAGCGCCCTCGTGCGCAAACACAATGAGCGGGCGCCGCCGCACAGTGTCGTTGGTGGGCTCGTAGAGGTCGAGGCGCAGCGTTTGGGTGGTGCCACTGAGGTTGGGCGCCGCGCCGTACTCCACGCCGCGCGTAACGGTTACCTGCTGAAAGCGGGGCTGCCAGTAGCGGCCACCGGTGGTGTCAATCTGCGCGAAAGCAGGGCAGCAGCTCAGCAGTAGCGTAACCCAGATAAGCAGTAGCTGTTTCATGGCAAACAACGTGAGCATTAGCGTACGGCAATAAGCAGCGTCGGTAGTATAGTACCGCATTCTTCGGCGTAGGTTTGCGGCTCAGCTTCACTTGCCATGCCTACTACGCCTCCTGCGCTGCGCCCCCACGACCGGGTAGCCATTGTGTGCCCCGCCCGCAAAGTTTCGCGCGATGAACTCGCGGCCGCCATTGCCGTGCTCGAAAGCTGGAACCTGGAGGTAGTGCTGGGCGAAACCGTGGCCGCTGAGCACCACCAGTTTGCCGGCTCCGACGAAGTACGCATCCGCGACTTCCAGCGCCAGCTCGACGACCCCAGCATCCGGGCTATTTTGTGCGCCCGCGGCGGCTACGGCACCCCGCGCATCATCGACCATATCGATTTTTCGCGCTTTGCCGAGCAACCCAAGTGGATTGCCGGCTTTTCCGACATCACTACCCTCAACTGCCACCTGCTGGCCCTAGGTCACGAGAGCATCCACGGCGTGATGCCGCTGCTTTTCAACCAGCCCGGTGGCGAGCTGGCCCTCGAAAGCCTGCGCCGTGCTTTGTTTGGTGAGCCGGTGAGCTACGCTGCCCCCACGCACGCGCTTAACCGCCTAGGTACTGCCGAAGGCGAGCTGATCGGTGGCAACCTGAGTTTGCTGCAAACCCTGAGCGGCACGCCCTCCGACTGCCCCACCGCCGGCCGCATTCTGTTTTTGGAGGACATCGACGAGTACCTCTACAACGTCGACCGCATGCTGGTGCACCTCGACCGCTCGGGCAAGCTCCGCGACTTAGCCGGCTTGGTAGTTGGCCACTTCACCAACCCGCAGGACAACGCCATTCCGTTCGGCCAAACCAGCTACGAAATCATCGACAGCTACGCCCGCAAGTACCGGTTTCCGGTGGCCTATAACTTCCCCGTAGGCCACGAGCCCGAGAACATGGCCCTGATTTGCGGCCGCCGCGCCCGGCTGGTGGTTACCGAAGACGGCACGCGGCTGGAGTACGTGCAGTAGCCCGGTGCCACTGCCTGGCTAGTGCGTACTACCTAGGGGCTGCAAAAACTGCAAAACGGTTTCGTTGAACAGGGCAGCGTCTTCGCGCGGTGCGTAGTGCGTTAGCTTAGGCAGGATAACCACCTTCGCGCCGGGTATGCTGCTGCCAATGAGGCGAGTATGCGGCTCCAGAATAATATCCTTTTCGCCGGCCAGCACCAGCGTAGGCGCCTGCACCTGGGCCAGCTGCCCGGGCTTGAGGCGCGGGTAGCGCAGCAGCAAATTGGCCAACCGATGCGCCCGCCGGAACTGCGCCCTGAAAGGGTACAACACCGTGCTCAGCAGCTGCATCTGCCGCACCTCACGCAGCATTTTGGCGTCAACGGCGGTGCGGTCGGCAAACAGGTTGCCGCCCATCATCACCAGGCTTTTAACCCGGTTTGGGTAGCGCAGGGCCATGCTCAGCCCGGTGTTGGCGCCGTCGCTCCAGCCTACAACGTGCGCGGCCGGCAGGCGCAGGGTATCAAGCAGGGCTTGCATATCATCGCCAAAAAGGTCGTAGGTGTAGCGGGCCGGCCCGTTGCCCGATTGCCCGTGGCCGCGCGTATCAACGGCAATAACCCGGTAGTGGGCCGCCAGCGCGGCAATTTGCTCGCTAAACGACACGATGGACTCGCCGTTGCCGTGCAACAACAGCAGCGGCTCGCCCTGGCCGTAGGTTTCGTAGTACAGCTTCACGCCATTGGCGGTGGCAAAGCGGCCCGCCTGCCGGTTGCGCCCGTAGGGCACTACCCCGCGCCCTTGCACCTGGTACACGTGCTGGCCGGGCGCGGTTTCGAGCACAGCGCCCGAAAAACCCTGCACCTCCCGGAACTGGTGCCAGCCGCGCGGCACGGCGTCCGGTGCTATTTCACCAGATTCCTCAAACCCCGGGTTTTTCAGCGGCACGGGCACCCATTCGTTGGGCTTCTGCTCTATTTCCAGCGCAAAATCATCGAACCGGAAGGTGCCGTTTCGGTTGTAAACCACCACTACGCCCAAGCTGTCGGCCTTCTTGCTGATGCGGCCCGTAACCGTGTAGGTCTGCCATTCGCGGTTGCGCAAGGCCTTTTGATCGTACCTGAACACCCCGAGCAGCCGCTTGCTTTTCGCGGCGGTTGTCATGGCCAGCAGCCGAACGGTAGCGCCGCCCGATTGGGTGGTATCCAGCCACACTTGTGCCCTCAGCCGGAACGCTTTGCCCGCATAAGGCTTAGCATCGAGGCGCTGATCGAAAGAATTGGCTGTGCCAACAACCGCTTTGTTCTGGGCTTGGGCGACCCCTAGGTGCATGCAGCCCCACGCGAAACAGGCAAGTAAAAGGTGCTTCAAAACAATATTTTAGCAGGTGAATATTTATGCCAAATAACGACAACGCCCCGGCAACTTACGCTGCCGGGGCGGAGGTGAGGGCAACCTGACCTAGGGTTACTCCTGGTACAACGTCGTCAGCACGGTTTGGCCCACGGCTTTCAGCGTGTTGCGGTCGATGATGCTCATGTTGTCCTGCGTGGTGTGGTGGTACGGCGGGAAGTACTCCTCGCCAAACGGCACATGGTCGATGATGTCAATGGTACGCACGCCGGCCTGGTTCGTGAACACGTGGTCGTCGGTGATGCCGGGCGAGTCCTGGGCAATGAAGTAGTCGGAATAACCTAGGCGGTTGGCTACGTTCCAGACTTTGCCGATAACCTCGTTGGCGTTCTGGCGCGAAATCTCCTCGCGCGAGAAACGGGCACCCTTCGCCCCTACCATATCGAGCAGAATGCCATACTCGGCTTTGTAGTTGGCGGGCACCTTGTTTTTGGCCCAGTACTGCGAGCCCAGGCACCAGCTTTCGAGGCCTTGCGCGGCCAGCTTGTTTTCTTTGTTGCCTTGGGTGGAGGTGTCGTGGCCGTAGTCTTCGGCATCGAACAGAATGATATCCACGCCTACCGTGGGCTGCAAGGAATCGGGCTGCGCAGCTAGTTGCCGAGCAATTTCCATGGCCACCGCCACGCCCGAGGCCCCGTCGTTGGCGCCGTCGAAGGGGGCATTGGGCGTTTGCTTGTCCTTATCGGCGAAGGGGCGGGTATCCCAGTGAGCAAACAGCGCCACCCGCCGCGCCGCCGTGGGGTTGAAGCGGGCAATGATGTTGCGGCTGCGCAGCATCACGCCATCGAAAGCCATGGTGGTGAAAGGCTGCTCCAGCACTTGCAGGCCCATTTTTTTGAACTCGCTGACAATCCAGTCGCCGGCTTGGGTGTGGGCTTTGGAGTTGGGCACCCGCGGCCCGAAGCTTACCTGCTTGGCCGTGTACTGGTAGGCCGAATCGGCGCTGAATACCGGGGCCTTGCGCAGCGGCGGCTCGGCAGTGGTTTCGGTTTCGCTGGCGGCCGGCTTTTTATCGGGGCACGCCGTGAGCAGCACCGTAGCAGCAAGCAGAGCAGCAGGGCGCCACAACAGGCGCAAGGGGTTCCACATCATGAGAAAGCAAAACAAATCATCAGAGGTAACAAAGAACGTCATGCTGAGCGTGGCCGAAGCATCTCTACCGCTTCGTCGGATAGTGGTTTCTATCCGGCGTCAGCACGCGAGATGCTTCGGCTACGCTCAGCATGACGTTCTAAAACTAAGCGCAAACCAACTTATTCTTCGTAGGCCCAATCAACGCCGGCTTTGGTGTCCTTCACCAGAATGCCCTGCTCCTTGAGCGCGGCCCGAATGACATCGACCTTAGCGTAGTCTTTGGCGGCTTTGGCCTCCTGGTAGAACTGCAGCGTGAGACCCAACAGCTCCTCGGCGTTGGCGCGGGGCTCGTCGCGCAGGCCCAGGATGTCCTGCACCAGCGTCCGGAACGCCTGCACGGCCTCGCCCAACGCCGCCTCGCCTACCTGCGCCAGCGTGGCCGGCTGGTTGTAGAAGCCGTTGAACTTACGCAGCAGGTTGAACAGCGAAGCAATGCAGCGGGCCGTGTTCAGGTCGTCGTTCAGGCCTAGGTAGCAATCGGCCACCAGCTTGCGCAGCTCGGCATCGGCCGTTGAGGTGTCGGCGGCGCGCTCGGTGCCTTCGGGCAGTTGCAGCCGCTCGATCTGGCGCAGGCCGTTCATCAGCTTGCGGTAACCTTTGCGGGCCGCCTGCAGGCCTTCGTCACTGATATCAACGGTGCTGCGGTAATGCGCTTGCAGCAGGAAGAAGCGCACCACCATGGGCGAGTACGCCTGCGAAAGCAATGCGTGCTGGCCGCCAAACAGCTCCGAAATGGTGATGAAGTTGCCGAAAGACTTGCTCATCTTCTGGCCGTTCACCGTAATCATGTTGTTGTGCAGCCACACGCGGGCCTCGTCGGTGTGCGAGTGGCTGGCCTGGCTTTGCGCGATTTCGCACTCGTGGTGCGGAAACATCAAATCCAAGCCGCCGCCGTGGATATCCGACACCTGCCCTAGGTACTTCCGGCTCATGGCCGAACACTCGAGGTGCCAGCCGGGGAAGCCTTCGCCCCACGGCGAGGACCAGCGCATGAGGTGGCGTTCGTCGGCGCGCTTCCAGAGGGCAAAATCCAGCGGCGAGCGTTTTTCGTCCTGGCCGGCGAGGTTGTCGCGCGAGCCGGAGAGCAGCTCCTCGGGCACGCGGCCCGACAGTTTGCCGTAGTTGTTGCCGGCGCTGTTGTACTTGGGCACATCGAAGTACACCGAGCCGTTGGCTTCGTAAGCAAAGCCGTTGCTGATGATTTCTTCGATCAGCTGAATCTGCTCGATGATGTGGCCCGTGGCCAGCGGCTCGATATCGGGCGGCAAGCAACCTAGGGCCTCCATGTGGCGGCGGTAGCGGTTGGCGTAGTCCTGCGCTACCTGCATGGGCTCGAGCTGCTGGGCGCGGGCCCGCTTGCTGATTTTGTCCTCGCCCTCGTCGGCGTCGCCTTCGAGGTGGCCTACGTCGGTGATGTTGCGCACGTAGCGCACGGTGTACCCCAGGTGACGCAGGTAGCGCGTCAGCACATCAAACACCACTGGGCCGCGGGCGTTGCCCACGTGCGCCTCCGAGTACACCGTGGGCCCGCACAAGTACACGCCCACAAAGGGCGAGTGCAGCGGTACAAACGGTTCTTTGCGGCGCGTGAGCGTGTTGTGGAGCGACAGTGGGTGTTGCATGGGGCAAAGGTAGTGAGATGGATGCGTGGATGAGTAAATGAGTAGATGAGCGGATGGAACAGCGTTTCTGCCCATCCATTCATTTACTCATCCACTAATCCGCTCATCGTAATCGGTACGTGGCCTCCAGCGGAAAGTGGTCGGAGTACGGAATATCGCGGCGCACCTCGCAGCTTAGCACTTGCCATTGCGGGCTGGCAAACTGGTTATCGATGCGCACGAAAGGCAGCTTGCCGTTGTAGCTGGCGCCAAAGCCCAGGCCCGCGGTAGCCCAGGCATTTTGCATGTTATCGGCCAGTTGGTCGTAGGTGTAGCTGTAGGGCAAGTCGTTCAGGTCGCCGCAGAGCAGCACGGGGTAGCGGCTGGCCTCGATGCGGCGCACCAGCGTATCAACCTGCACGCTGCGCTTTACCATGCCCCGCTTCAGGCGCCGCAGCAAGCTGGCGCCCTTGGCCTTTAGCCCGGCTTTGCTCGAGTAGCTATCCACGATGTCCTGCTCGTCCATGCTCATGCTTTGCAGATGGGCGTTGAACACGCGCACGGTGTCGCCCTGGGGCAAGCGCAAATCGGCCCACATGGCATGGTTTTGCGAAAGTTTGCCGAAGCTGATAACCCCGCGCCGCACAATGGGAAAACGCGAAAAAATGGCCATGCCAAACTTGGCGCCGATGCTGTTGGTGAGCGTGGTAGAAACAAAACTCTCGCGGCCGCTGAGCTTGCCAATTTTGCGCTCGGTGTTGAACACCACACCATCGGCCGTGGGTCGGGGCTCGGTGTAAAACTCCTGCAGGCACAGCACGTCGGCCGGGTGCTCGGCCAGCCACTTAATCATGCTCTTGGAGGATTGCAGGTTGGGGTCGCGCAGCTGCGGGTACACATTAAATATGCGCACGTTGGAGCTGAGCAGGCGCACCGTAGCCGGCGCTGCGGCATTGTTGCCAAAAGGGTGCAGGGCCACGCCGCGCATCAGGTGCGGCCAGGTAAGCACCAACACGGCCAGCGGCAGCAGGGCCACGGGCCAGCGCCGCATCAGCCAATACCCCAGCATGGCGGCGTTGAGCGCCAAAGCCCCCGGCAACGACAAGGCCACAAAAGCTGCAGGCCAAAACAACCTAGGCGGCACCTGGGTGCATCCTATGGCTACCAACAGCCACGCAATAACCAGTAAAGTGAATTTGAAAGCTAATGAACGACGCACCGGTACCAACCAAGCTTGGAGCCGCAAACCTACAATGCAATTCGGCGCCCGCCACATCTATAAGTGATATGCACAATAAGGCCGCCCGTTCGTCGTACCTTCATGTCGATATTTTAGTTGCCTCTCTATGCTTCTTTCTACGCTTTACCGGGCCAGTTTAGCCTTGGGCTTTCTGCTGCTGCCTGTTGCTATGCTAGCCTCTGCGCCGCCCGAGCGCAGCCTGGAGTTTATCGAAAACAAAGGCCAGTGGGATGCCCGCGCCCGGTACGCGGCACCGCTGCCCGCAGGCGGCCGCATGTTTGTGGAGCCGGGCGGGCTTACCTACTCGCTCTTCGACCCCAAAGCCTTTGCCCACGCCCACAACACCGAGGCAGGCAAACGCGCCGATATGGCTCCGCAAAAGATTAAAGCCCACGCTTACCGCATGCGCTTTGTCGACGGCCGCAAGAATACCAAGCTCGAGCCCATCGAGGCCACCAAAGAGGTACGCAACTACCTGCTGGGTGCCGACGCGAAAAACTGGGCCAGCAACGTGGGCAGCTACCGCGAGCTGCGCTACCGCGGCTTGTGGCCGGGCATCGATGCGCACCTGTACGAAAACAAGCAGGGCCTGTTCGAGTACGACTTCGAGCTGCAGCCCAAAGCCAACCCCGACGCTATTAGGCTGCGCTACGAGGGGGCCGATGCCGTTCGGCTGCGGGCCGACGGCGCGCTGGAAATAACCACCTCGGTGGGCGCGGTGACGGAGCTGGCGCCTAGGGCCTGGCAGCCGGGTCCGGGCGGGGAGCGGCAGCCGGTGGCCTGCCGCTACACCTTGCGCGGCGCCGACGTAAGCTTTGCTTTGGGCCGCTACGACCGCGCACGCCCCTTGGTGATTGACCCCACCGTGGTCTTCTCCACCTTCACCGGCGCCACGGCCGACAACTGGGGCTTCACGGCCACCTACGACCCGCAAGGCAACATGTACTCCGGCGGCATCGCCGACAATTCGGGCTATCCGGTTTCGCAGGGGGCTTACGATACCAGCTTTGGCGGCGTATGGGATATGGCCATCATCAAGTACAACACCGCCACCACGGGTGCTGCCTCGCGCGTGTGGGCCACCTACCTAGGCGGCAGCGCCATGGAGGCCCCGCACAGCATGGTGGTAAACAGCCGCGGCGAGCTGATCGTATTTGGCTCTACTTCGTCGAGCAATTACCCCACCACCAGCAGTGCCTACGACCGCAGCTTTGCCGGCGGACGGAGCCTCACGGCCAACGGACTATCTTATTCGAACGGGGTGGATATCGTGGTGACGCGCCTGAATGCCACTGGCTCGGCTTTGCTGGGCTCTACGTACGTAGGTGGCACCAGCAACGATGGCGTGCTCGAGTCCATTACGCTGGCCAACAACTACGGCGACCAGTTTCGGGGCGACGTAATAGTTGATGCCAACGACAACGTTTACTTCGCTTCGAGCACCAGCAGCAGCTCCACCAGCATCGGCTCCAACAACTTCCCGGTGGTGCGTGGGTTTCGCAGCACCTACCAGGGCGGCACCTCCGATGCCGTGGTGTGCAAGCTCGCCCCCGACCTCTCTTCCCTGATCTGGAGCACTTTCCTGGGCGGCGCCAACAACGATGCCGCTTACTCCATTCAGCTGAATGCAGCCGGTGAGGTGTACGTGGCGGGCGGCACCGACAGCGACAACCTCGGCAACACCGCCGGGGCCTACTTTGCTACGCGCCGGGGCGGCATCGATGGGTTTATAGCCCGCATCGGTACCACTGCCGATCAGCCAACCCTGATTCGCACCACTTACCTAGGCACCAGCTCCTACGATCAGACCTACTTTATCCAGGTTGATGACCGGGGCGGCGTGTACGCACTGGGGCAAACGCGCGGCACGGTGCCCGTAACCGCGGGCGTGTACAGCAACGCCAACGGCAAACAGTTTATCCAGAAACTTTCGCCTGATCTGTCGGATCTGCTCATCAGCACCACTTTCGGCTCGGGCCGCTCGGCGCCCGACCTCTCCCCCACGGCCTTCCTCGTAGACCAGTGCGAGCGGATTTACGTGTGCGGCTGGGGCGGCACCAACAACGTGGGCAACGGCAACGTGATGGGCCTGGTAACCACCGCCAACGCCATGCAGCGCACCACCGATGGCAACGACTTCTACCTGATTCAGCTGGCGCCCTACGCCACGGCCGTTGAGTACGCCACGTATTTCGGGGGTACCGGCCCGGGCGGCGAACACGTCGACGGCGGCACTTCGCGCTTCGACCGCCGCGGCTTTGTGTACCAGGCGGTTTGCGGCGGCTGCCGGGGCAGCTCGTCGTTTCCGTTTCCGCCGGGTGCCGGCTCGTATTCTACGGCCAACAACTCCAGCAACTGCAACAACGCGGCTTTCAAAATCGACTTCGGCATTAACGCCGCCGTGGCCGGCCCGAACCAGAACATTTGCATTGATGCCGCGCCATTGCGCCTAGGTGGTCAGCCCTCGGGCGGCACGTGGTCGGGCGTGGGGGTAACGGGTTCGGTGGCGGGCGGCTTCACGTTTACGCCCACGGTGGCCCAGGCCGGCACGCATCGGCTTACGTACTCGGTGGCCAGCACCGGCACCTGCGTAACCACCAGCACGCTCGACATGACGGTGGTACCGATCAGCACCATCAACTTTACGCCGGTGGGGGCAGCTTGCCTCAACGGCAACACGGTGCAGCTTACTGCCACGCCGGCTGGGGGCACGTTTTCGGGCCCTGGGGTGTCGGGCAGCACGTTTTCGCCGGCAACGGCCGGCACGGGCACCCATACCATTACCTATACCCTGCCGGCTCCGCTGTGCGGCAGCACCACCCAACGCGTGGTGGTAAGCCCCACCCCGCAAGTAGCAGCCGGCCCCGATACGGCCTTGTGCAGCTTCCAGCGCGCACCGTACATGCTGAAGGGCGCCTCGCCCGCCGGTGGCACCTGGAGCGGCCAGGGTTGCACGCCGCAAGGCCTGTTTACGCCGCCCGCCGGGGTGTATGGCCCCATTCTGCTCACGTACAGCTACACCAGCACCGATGGCTGCACCCAAACGGCGCAGCGCCGCGTGATGCTGGTACCCGAAAACCGCACCA
The sequence above is drawn from the Hymenobacter sp. YIM 151858-1 genome and encodes:
- a CDS encoding alpha/beta fold hydrolase, with the protein product MKHLLLACFAWGCMHLGVAQAQNKAVVGTANSFDQRLDAKPYAGKAFRLRAQVWLDTTQSGGATVRLLAMTTAAKSKRLLGVFRYDQKALRNREWQTYTVTGRISKKADSLGVVVVYNRNGTFRFDDFALEIEQKPNEWVPVPLKNPGFEESGEIAPDAVPRGWHQFREVQGFSGAVLETAPGQHVYQVQGRGVVPYGRNRQAGRFATANGVKLYYETYGQGEPLLLLHGNGESIVSFSEQIAALAAHYRVIAVDTRGHGQSGNGPARYTYDLFGDDMQALLDTLRLPAAHVVGWSDGANTGLSMALRYPNRVKSLVMMGGNLFADRTAVDAKMLREVRQMQLLSTVLYPFRAQFRRAHRLANLLLRYPRLKPGQLAQVQAPTLVLAGEKDIILEPHTRLIGSSIPGAKVVILPKLTHYAPREDAALFNETVLQFLQPLGSTH
- a CDS encoding M28 family peptidase, giving the protein MTFFVTSDDLFCFLMMWNPLRLLWRPAALLAATVLLTACPDKKPAASETETTAEPPLRKAPVFSADSAYQYTAKQVSFGPRVPNSKAHTQAGDWIVSEFKKMGLQVLEQPFTTMAFDGVMLRSRNIIARFNPTAARRVALFAHWDTRPFADKDKQTPNAPFDGANDGASGVAVAMEIARQLAAQPDSLQPTVGVDIILFDAEDYGHDTSTQGNKENKLAAQGLESWCLGSQYWAKNKVPANYKAEYGILLDMVGAKGARFSREEISRQNANEVIGKVWNVANRLGYSDYFIAQDSPGITDDHVFTNQAGVRTIDIIDHVPFGEEYFPPYHHTTQDNMSIIDRNTLKAVGQTVLTTLYQE
- a CDS encoding homoserine dehydrogenase, whose translation is MSKPSSTNPRTRIGLIGFGCVGQGLFDILERHPEAGFAVARIAVKNPTKLRPLPASRFEFQAEALLHDAELDILVEVIDDAAEAFRLVSEALRLGRRVVTANKAMVARHLPELLQLQRQFGGTLLYEAAVCGSIPVVRTLDSYFGQEPLRSVSGIFNGSSNYVLTRMTEGGSDYAEALAEAQAQGFAETDPTLDMAAFDPRSKAVILAAHAYGLLLNPDDVLNLGIENISLADIRYAAERGQKIKVVASLQPLPGGGATVFVTPQLVSADSPLYAVEREFNGVVVEAEFAGQHFLRGRGAGGHPTGSAVLADLVALRNDFRYQYDKLSDTAGAAETPDLELEVYLRNAPEELQKILGIAKESGETITAAPASEGTLGYISLNKLHKHRDALRAAGTFVARTGRTRQAVAQPRQLASELLAE
- a CDS encoding alpha/beta hydrolase: MKQLLLIWVTLLLSCCPAFAQIDTTGGRYWQPRFQQVTVTRGVEYGAAPNLSGTTQTLRLDLYEPTNDTVRRRPLIVFAHEGAFLTGNRDDAFMAAICTRLAQLGYVAASIDYRTGFFPLDSLNVGQAALRATQDMRAAIRFFRRDAATVRQYRVHPGYIFAAGSSAGGFMALQVGYLDKPAEVPSYINLNQLGGLEGNSGNPGYSSRVAGVVNLCGALGSLSWLEPGNVPLCSVHGTADGVVPYGVGKAWNYAASPRLFGSGAIKPRADALGIPNVLRTLRNAPHVPYNGSSPSSVAYFDTTYQTVRAFLRPLLRQPGTVLSAARSNILAGELQIYPVPAQQLIVLEATGQQPFRPRQVELIDARGRVVRRFMWDKPRMLIPRGNLPEGTYYLSGEGLQGLTIILQ
- a CDS encoding S66 peptidase family protein, encoding MPTTPPALRPHDRVAIVCPARKVSRDELAAAIAVLESWNLEVVLGETVAAEHHQFAGSDEVRIRDFQRQLDDPSIRAILCARGGYGTPRIIDHIDFSRFAEQPKWIAGFSDITTLNCHLLALGHESIHGVMPLLFNQPGGELALESLRRALFGEPVSYAAPTHALNRLGTAEGELIGGNLSLLQTLSGTPSDCPTAGRILFLEDIDEYLYNVDRMLVHLDRSGKLRDLAGLVVGHFTNPQDNAIPFGQTSYEIIDSYARKYRFPVAYNFPVGHEPENMALICGRRARLVVTEDGTRLEYVQ
- the cysS gene encoding cysteine--tRNA ligase, with the translated sequence MQHPLSLHNTLTRRKEPFVPLHSPFVGVYLCGPTVYSEAHVGNARGPVVFDVLTRYLRHLGYTVRYVRNITDVGHLEGDADEGEDKISKRARAQQLEPMQVAQDYANRYRRHMEALGCLPPDIEPLATGHIIEQIQLIEEIISNGFAYEANGSVYFDVPKYNSAGNNYGKLSGRVPEELLSGSRDNLAGQDEKRSPLDFALWKRADERHLMRWSSPWGEGFPGWHLECSAMSRKYLGQVSDIHGGGLDLMFPHHECEIAQSQASHSHTDEARVWLHNNMITVNGQKMSKSFGNFITISELFGGQHALLSQAYSPMVVRFFLLQAHYRSTVDISDEGLQAARKGYRKLMNGLRQIERLQLPEGTERAADTSTADAELRKLVADCYLGLNDDLNTARCIASLFNLLRKFNGFYNQPATLAQVGEAALGEAVQAFRTLVQDILGLRDEPRANAEELLGLTLQFYQEAKAAKDYAKVDVIRAALKEQGILVKDTKAGVDWAYEE
- a CDS encoding homoserine O-acetyltransferase family protein — encoded protein: MSEQQTLTLAQPLPLECGGELAGVQIAYHTYGTLSPARDNVLWVCHALTANADVPSWWPGLVGPGHYYDPAEWFIVCANVLGSCYGTTGPTSPVPPLGRPLYQAFPRLTVRDLVAAHEQLRQHLGLAKIHTVIGGSLGGQQALEWAIAQPKLFEHLVLLATNARHSPWGIAFNEAQRLAIQADCTYQGGGPEGGVAGLRAARAVALLSYRSYDAYGRTQAEPDEDALPAFHRASSYQQYQGDKLTARFNAYSYVTLSHIMDSHNVGRGRGGLEAALRQVQARTLVLGISSDVLFPPAEQQFIARHVPGAMYAEMDSPYGHDGFLIETAQITHFLERFYVQTFVH